A window of the Garra rufa chromosome 10, GarRuf1.0, whole genome shotgun sequence genome harbors these coding sequences:
- the LOC141344993 gene encoding dual specificity protein phosphatase 3-like, with protein MTEKVGHGNVRTEEDLVPSPKHEWDQVDSVELCVPGPSHLEPHPEEDSFDEDLDEPPERKWGLVDSLELYWTPLPDWDILIGSLVSKDSGSSVSEPPPELDPVVPDEPKSVPQTVASLLSMLEHYVPENVSQLEDRLKRCRVRKQRPVNLVCPMVYIGDEEIANDQEELRRLCVTHILNAAAPKKKLKHFFGKKPAEDTEGTVNTESRNYNGWSIKYHAMPTTERHCSDMSKCFKPAAKYIKKILKQRNGQVLVCCKDGENHSATLVLAYLMIYYQMLLEDAIDYVIEVRRIMPSRDFLEKLLVNAELVIK; from the exons ATGACCGAGAAAGTAGGACATGGAAATGTGAGGACGGAAGAGGATCTGGTTCCTTCTCCTAAACATGAATGGGATCAGGTTGACTCTGTGGAACTGTGCGTCCCGGGTCCAAGTCATCTTGAGCCTCACCCTGAGGAGGATTCCTTTGACGAGGATCTGGATGAACCTCCTGAACGTAAATGGGGTTTGGTTGATTCGCTGGAATTGTACTGGACCCCATTGCCTGATTGGGACATTCTGATTGGTTCTTTAGTTTCAAAGGATTCGGGTTCAAGCGTTTCCGAACCACCACCTGAATTGGATCCGGTGGTTCCAGATGAACCCAAATCAGTTCCTCAAACAGTGGCGTCCCTGCTTTCAATGTTGGAACACTACGTTCCTGAAAACGTTTCCCAACTGGAGGATCGTTTGAAGAGATGTAGAGTGCGCAAGCAGAGACCAGTCAATCTTGTCTGTCCCATGGTCTACATCGGAGATGA AGAGATAGCAAACGACCAAGAAGAACTGAGGCGCTTGTGCGTCACTCACATCCTCAACGCTGCAGCGCCCAAGAAGAAACTAAAGCACTTCTTTGGAAAGAAACCTGCAGAAGACACAGAAGGAACGGTCAACACAGAGTCCAGAAATTACAATGGGTGGAGCATCAAATACCACGCCATGCCTACAACAGAAAGACACTGTTCTGACATGAGCAAGTGCTTCAAGCCAGCAGCAAAATATATCAAGAAGATCCTGAAACAGCGAAACG GTCAGGTGCTGGTTTGCTGCAAGGATGGTGAGAACCATTCTGCGACTCTGGTTCTGGCGTATCTGATGATTTACTATCAGATGCTTTTGGAGGACGCCATTGATTACGTCATAGAGGTCAGACGGATCATGCCCTCCAGAGACTTCCTTGAGAAGCTGTTGGTCAACGCTGAGCTCGTGATCAAGTGA